AGCAGACGAAGGATAAGGGAATCAATATCTATACTCACGGAGAGATGCTTCCGGCCCATGGCTATCCGGAATTAAAGAAGTATCCTCATTTAAAGGGGAATTTCGGAACTGCATGGCAGAATCAGCAAAAAGAGTTTGATGATCTTCCAGCACCGATCCTCTTTACCACAAACTGCCTGATGCCGGTAAAGAAGAGCTATGCTGACCGTGTATTCACCACAGAAGTGGTTTCCTATCCGGAAATGGTCCACATAGGAGAAGACAAAGACTTTACTCCTGTAATCGAAAAGGCGCTGGAGCTTGGCGGATATGAGGAAGACCATGAAATGACCGGAATCAACGGCGGTAAGGAAGTCATGACAGGATTTTCCCATGGAACTGTATTGGGAGTTGCGGATCAGGTCATTGACGCAGTAAAGCAGGGAGCGATCAGCCACTTCTTCTTAGTAGGCGGCTGTGACGGCGCTAAGACAGGAAGAAATTATTATACGGAATTTGTAAAGCAGTCTCCTAAGGATTCCATCATCTTAACCCTGGCCTGCGGAAAATACCGTTTTAATGACCTTGACCTTGGAACCATTGGAGGGCTTCCAAGAATCATGGATATGGGACAGTGTAATGATGCATTCAGTGCCATCAAGGTAGCGGTGGCTCTGGCGGAAGCCTTTGAATGCGGGGTCAATGAGCTCCCATTGTCCATGGTATTATCCTGGTATGAGCAGAAGGCAGTATGCATTCTTCTTACCTTGCTGCACCTTGGAATCAAGAACATTTATCTGGGGCCATCTTTACCGGCATTCTTATCACAGAATGTATTAACGTTCCTTGTTGAGAACTATGGAATATCACCCATCAGCACACCGGAAGAGGATTTAAAGAAAATTCTTGGATAATATAAATCATAAATAACAAATCAGGAGGAAAATTATATGATAACGAAAGAAATGTATATTGGAGAAATTTTAAGAAGCAATCCAAAGGCAGCGGAGATTTTAATGGGCTGCGGCATGCACTGTCTGGGATGTCCGTCATCCCAGATGGAATCCTTAGAGGATGCATGTATGGTTCACGGGCTTGATACAGACACAGTTCTGGACAAGCTGAACCAGTAAAGGAAAGAGGTGTAAAATGAGTGCCTTTTTAGGACCAATCCACACTTGGTTATACAACAAAATAAAATTTCAGGATGCAATGACTGATGCAATTTTAGATTTTGCAGAAGAAACCGGTTGCAGCAAAGACCTTAGAGCCAGGACCGACGGCAGATATGGAGTGCTTGAAAAGGGAAATCTGGAGGATATGATCGATACGGGCAATATCCATGGCTGGCTTCAGGAAAAAGTGAGCCTGGTGGAAAACAGACTGGCTTATGTGGTCACTGAGCTTATAGAAACGGATCAGGAAAGATTGTCCCATATTTCTGATGCAGTCCGGAACTTTGGAAAAAGAAATTCTGCGGATAAAAACATTACGGTCCGCAAAGGCTATGATTATCTTGAAAGCACCCTGCTAAACGGCATGCCTTGTGACAGAGTAAACGAGCTGGTTCAGGAAACGGAAGACAAACTGGTATGGAGACAGACCCAGGATATCCATGGCGCTTATTGGAACATGATCCATGGAGATGTAACACATTATTATACCTTGAGAGAATCTCTGATAAAAGGAATGTTTGAGGATTCCGAACTGGAATTTCATCAGATAGAAGATCAGGTATATGAATTGAGGAGGCGCTAATGTACGGAATAGATATTTTAATGAAAGAGCATGAAAACATTCTGGCTTTTACCGGCTTTTTAAGAAGTATCAGCTCCGATATTCTGGAGGGGAAGCCGGTGGATGCCCCCCTGCTGCGGGAGTGCCTTGAATTTGCAAGAAATTACGCAGATAAGCATCATCACGGAAAGGAAGAAAAGATCTTGTTCCGGATCATGATGGAAAATATGGGACCTGTTGCGGAAAAGCTTATCAGGAATGGTATGCTTGTGGAACATGATCTTGGAAGATTATATCTTTCTGAGCTGGAAAAAGCCATAGATGAATATGAGAAAAATCCGGGAACAGAGCCAAAGCTGGATATCATCTCCAATGCGGTTGGCTATGGCGCCTTATTAAAGCGCCATATTGAAAAAGAGGATGAGGCTGCCTATTCATTTGCAGTACGTGCATTGGCAGAGGATAAGTTAAAAGCTGTGGATGATGAGACGGAATCATTTGAAAGACAGGCAAAGGA
The nucleotide sequence above comes from Lacrimispora sp. BS-2. Encoded proteins:
- the hcp gene encoding hydroxylamine reductase, which gives rise to MDSKMFCFQCEQTAGCSGCTGSAGVCGKSASTANLQDELTGALIGLAKACGNNSPLETTTRILVEGLFTTITNVNFNDEVLIKMIKRVREEKERIVPDCSKCTSVCGNTSDYDMKNIWDAQEDIRSLKSLILFGLRGVAAYAYHAMVLGYEDEGVNHFFYKALSIISYDLTMEQLLPVALEVGEVNLKCMELLDKANTTAFGTPKPAKVPLTIEKGPFIVITGHDLYDLKQLLEQTKDKGINIYTHGEMLPAHGYPELKKYPHLKGNFGTAWQNQQKEFDDLPAPILFTTNCLMPVKKSYADRVFTTEVVSYPEMVHIGEDKDFTPVIEKALELGGYEEDHEMTGINGGKEVMTGFSHGTVLGVADQVIDAVKQGAISHFFLVGGCDGAKTGRNYYTEFVKQSPKDSIILTLACGKYRFNDLDLGTIGGLPRIMDMGQCNDAFSAIKVAVALAEAFECGVNELPLSMVLSWYEQKAVCILLTLLHLGIKNIYLGPSLPAFLSQNVLTFLVENYGISPISTPEEDLKKILG
- a CDS encoding DUF1858 domain-containing protein, with translation MITKEMYIGEILRSNPKAAEILMGCGMHCLGCPSSQMESLEDACMVHGLDTDTVLDKLNQ
- a CDS encoding hemerythrin domain-containing protein, whose translation is MYGIDILMKEHENILAFTGFLRSISSDILEGKPVDAPLLRECLEFARNYADKHHHGKEEKILFRIMMENMGPVAEKLIRNGMLVEHDLGRLYLSELEKAIDEYEKNPGTEPKLDIISNAVGYGALLKRHIEKEDEAAYSFAVRALAEDKLKAVDDETESFERQAKDQGVQDKYESWIREKTR